The Caproicibacterium lactatifermentans genome contains a region encoding:
- a CDS encoding ribokinase yields the protein MRKILNFGSLNIDHVYQVDHFVQPGETLAAKHLDLLPGGKGLNQSVALARAGAQVYQAGKIGPDGGRLVELLEKDSIHTDYIDRTGTATGMAMIQVNPSGQNCILISHGANGELTDAFIDSVFSHFGQDDILLLQNETNAVSHIIDKAFEQKMKIALNPSPIDNAVLQAPLNKVDYFILNEIEGGCLTGEKEPEKITGALLKKYPRAKIVLTLGKGGALYQNHQKAVKHGVYKVPVVDTTGAGDTFTGFFLACVTGGCPVEESLRLASVASSIAVSRKGAAVAIPTIEEVQHTRLALQR from the coding sequence ATGCGAAAAATACTGAATTTTGGTTCCCTGAATATCGACCATGTTTACCAAGTAGACCATTTCGTTCAGCCGGGCGAAACACTGGCGGCCAAACACTTGGACCTGCTGCCGGGCGGCAAGGGACTGAATCAGTCCGTGGCACTTGCAAGGGCCGGTGCACAGGTCTATCAGGCCGGCAAAATTGGTCCGGACGGTGGGCGGCTTGTGGAACTGCTGGAAAAGGACAGCATACATACGGACTATATTGACCGCACCGGTACAGCAACCGGCATGGCCATGATTCAGGTGAACCCCTCCGGACAGAACTGCATCCTTATCAGTCATGGCGCGAACGGGGAACTGACGGATGCATTTATTGACTCTGTTTTCAGTCATTTTGGTCAAGATGACATCCTTTTGCTGCAGAACGAAACCAATGCTGTTTCACACATCATTGATAAAGCGTTTGAACAAAAAATGAAAATTGCGTTGAATCCTTCTCCGATTGATAACGCTGTTTTGCAGGCACCACTGAACAAAGTCGATTACTTTATTTTGAATGAAATTGAAGGCGGATGTCTTACCGGCGAAAAGGAACCGGAAAAGATAACCGGTGCGCTGCTGAAAAAGTATCCGCGGGCAAAAATCGTTCTGACATTGGGCAAAGGCGGTGCCCTGTATCAGAACCACCAGAAAGCGGTCAAACACGGTGTTTATAAGGTCCCTGTTGTGGATACCACAGGAGCGGGGGACACCTTCACGGGCTTTTTCCTGGCGTGCGTGACCGGCGGCTGTCCAGTGGAAGAATCGCTGCGGCTGGCTTCCGTGGCTTCCTCCATAGCGGTTTCCCGTAAGGGTGCGGCGGTTGCCATACCAACCATCGAAGAAGTCCAGCATACCCGTCTTGCGCTGCAGCGGTAA
- the rbsD gene encoding D-ribose pyranase produces MTKNGILNPQLCSAIAGAGHTDYFVIADPGLPIPEGINVIDLSLVRGVPSFLDTLKAVSGELVVESYILAEEMKNISPRLHDETCSVLHGLPHKYVPHEELKQLLRRAKAVVRTGETTSFANVILVCGVNF; encoded by the coding sequence ATGACAAAAAACGGTATTTTAAACCCACAGCTTTGTTCGGCGATTGCTGGTGCCGGACATACTGACTATTTCGTGATTGCTGACCCTGGTCTGCCCATTCCGGAAGGCATAAATGTCATCGACCTGTCGCTGGTGCGCGGCGTTCCCTCTTTTCTGGACACTTTAAAAGCCGTTTCCGGAGAACTGGTTGTGGAATCCTACATACTGGCGGAAGAAATGAAAAATATCAGCCCTCGGCTGCACGACGAAACCTGCTCCGTTTTGCATGGGCTGCCGCACAAATACGTTCCGCATGAGGAGCTGAAACAGCTGCTGCGCCGCGCAAAAGCGGTTGTTCGCACGGGAGAAACTACTTCTTTTGCCAATGTCATTCTTGTCTGCGGCGTCAATTTCTAA
- a CDS encoding ABC transporter permease — translation MNTKTLSRPRIGDILQNLGAMIALIVLFVAFSIISADFRSMNNILSLLKQASTNGLIAFGMTGVILTGGIDLSVGSLLALTTVVGALMIHAGTAPVIAMLCVLLLGVVLGALNGILITKGRLQPFIATLITMTVYRGLTYIFSNGMPISGLGSDPLLSGVGRGTMMSIPVPVWIMVVLFALYFFILNKTTFGRKVYATGSNEKAAQLAGVNTHKTKVILYTISGFLASAAGLILLSRLGSAQPTIGVGYETDAIAAVALGGTSMMGGRGKIYGTLIGVLIIAVLNNGLNIMNVSSYYQDVVKGIVILLAVLSDRKR, via the coding sequence ATGAATACAAAAACGCTCAGTCGGCCGCGTATCGGCGACATTCTTCAAAACCTCGGCGCAATGATTGCTCTCATCGTTCTGTTCGTCGCGTTCAGTATCATCAGCGCTGATTTCCGCAGTATGAACAACATCCTTTCACTGCTCAAACAGGCATCTACCAACGGCCTGATTGCTTTCGGTATGACAGGCGTTATTCTGACGGGCGGCATTGACCTTTCCGTTGGTTCACTTCTGGCATTGACCACGGTTGTCGGTGCTCTGATGATCCACGCGGGCACGGCACCGGTAATTGCCATGCTGTGCGTGCTGCTGCTGGGTGTTGTCCTTGGTGCGCTCAATGGTATTCTGATTACAAAGGGTCGTTTGCAGCCGTTCATCGCTACTTTGATTACCATGACTGTTTACCGCGGCCTTACATACATCTTTTCAAACGGCATGCCGATTTCCGGCCTCGGCTCCGACCCGCTGCTTTCCGGTGTAGGCCGCGGCACTATGATGTCCATTCCAGTGCCAGTGTGGATTATGGTGGTCCTGTTTGCGCTGTACTTCTTCATACTGAACAAGACAACCTTCGGCCGCAAGGTTTACGCGACCGGCAGCAATGAAAAAGCGGCCCAGCTGGCCGGTGTGAACACACACAAGACCAAAGTCATTCTGTACACCATTTCCGGTTTTCTGGCATCTGCCGCCGGACTGATTCTCCTCTCCCGGCTGGGTTCCGCACAGCCGACCATTGGCGTGGGATATGAAACTGACGCCATCGCGGCAGTTGCACTGGGCGGCACCAGCATGATGGGCGGCCGCGGCAAGATTTACGGTACCCTTATTGGTGTTTTGATTATCGCAGTTCTGAACAACGGCCTGAATATCATGAATGTTTCCTCTTATTATCAGGATGTTGTTAAAGGCATTGTAATCCTGCTGGCGGTGCTTTCGGACCGGAAGCGCTGA
- a CDS encoding LacI family DNA-binding transcriptional regulator: protein MRVTIRDIARKTGLSPSTVSLVLNNKCERISQKTRDLVLKVAAEMNYHPNQMAVGLITRRTKTLGLIIPDITNTFFAEIAKGAEEACQKSGYSLMLCNTNDNPQKDADYINVLASRGVDGILFTMSVSSQVSKDTQCFRILQQVEKPFVLVDRTVEAPEGGSAAPSVLVDNELGGYLATRHLLELGHRRIGFISGPMGELSSQKRLFGYIRALQEYGITFDPMLMKVGDYHTSTGYQLAKALLEQHVTGIFACNDMMAYGVFQQADQQGIQIPRQLSVVGFDDLQFSQLMRVPLTTMKQPAYDIGAGAVQKLIQMLDHPDQPQDNLIFKPELVVRSSTGPAPKEST from the coding sequence ATGCGTGTTACAATTCGGGATATTGCCCGAAAAACGGGGCTGTCGCCCTCTACAGTTTCACTGGTCCTAAACAATAAGTGTGAGCGAATCTCACAGAAAACGCGTGACCTTGTTTTGAAAGTTGCGGCAGAGATGAACTATCACCCCAATCAAATGGCAGTTGGGCTGATTACTCGGCGAACAAAGACGCTGGGGCTGATTATACCGGACATTACCAATACGTTTTTTGCTGAGATTGCCAAAGGTGCCGAGGAGGCATGCCAAAAAAGCGGATACAGTCTGATGCTGTGCAACACTAACGATAACCCACAGAAAGATGCGGATTACATCAATGTGCTGGCCAGCCGCGGCGTGGATGGCATTCTGTTTACCATGTCGGTCAGCTCACAGGTAAGCAAAGACACACAGTGCTTTCGGATTTTGCAGCAGGTAGAAAAGCCGTTTGTGCTGGTTGACCGCACGGTGGAAGCACCTGAGGGCGGTTCTGCCGCTCCAAGTGTGTTGGTGGACAACGAACTGGGCGGCTATTTGGCTACTCGGCACCTGCTGGAACTTGGGCATCGGAGAATCGGCTTTATTTCCGGCCCAATGGGGGAACTTTCCTCACAAAAGCGTCTGTTTGGCTATATCCGTGCTTTGCAGGAGTATGGTATAACGTTTGACCCTATGCTGATGAAAGTGGGCGACTACCATACCTCTACAGGCTATCAGCTTGCGAAGGCACTGTTGGAACAGCATGTAACCGGTATTTTTGCCTGCAACGATATGATGGCGTACGGTGTCTTTCAGCAGGCAGACCAACAGGGCATTCAAATTCCGCGGCAGCTTTCAGTTGTTGGCTTTGATGACCTGCAGTTTTCACAGCTTATGCGGGTGCCGCTGACCACCATGAAACAGCCGGCCTATGATATTGGCGCGGGTGCTGTACAAAAACTCATTCAGATGCTTGATCATCCGGACCAGCCACAAGACAACCTGATTTTTAAACCAGAACTGGTTGTCCGCAGCAGTACGGGTCCGGCACCGAAAGAAAGCACATAA
- a CDS encoding sugar ABC transporter ATP-binding protein — MHITMTGINKSFSGNQVLKNAEIDIAEGEIHALMGENGAGKSTLMKILTGVYTRDSGEVLVNGTPVNYTHPKQAEEAGIVFIYQELNSVPDLTVRENLFLGKEIHGKFGILDKAAMDKKARQVLDRLGVSIPVDRTMSELSVGQQQMIEIAKALLVDAKVIIMDEPTAAMTLEETRVLFRVLRELKEKGVSTIYISHRMEEIFEICDRVTVLRDGQFIGTKKVSETDMDSLIKMMIGREIGERYPARHSKIGDTMLEVKDFTKKGVFQNVSFSVRAGEVLGVSGLIGAGRTEIMQSIFGYLPRDGGTLLIRGKEVSVHSPEQAISYGIGFITEDRKTEGLMLEKSIRENVSLTNLGRISDHSVIDKKKDMELARKAVQELTIRCSGPEESCDSLSGGNQQKVIFSKWIFTEPKILILDEPTRGVDVGAKKEIYNIINTLAEKGVAVIMVSSELSEILGMSDRVMVIHEGHMAGILNNRPETAAAGEKMASQENIMTLATGGKLK, encoded by the coding sequence GTGCATATTACAATGACAGGCATCAACAAAAGTTTTTCCGGCAATCAGGTCCTGAAAAATGCAGAGATTGATATTGCAGAAGGCGAGATTCACGCCCTGATGGGCGAAAACGGCGCCGGCAAGTCCACGCTGATGAAAATCCTGACCGGTGTTTATACGCGGGACAGCGGTGAAGTGCTGGTGAATGGCACACCAGTGAATTACACGCACCCAAAACAGGCAGAGGAAGCCGGTATTGTTTTTATTTATCAGGAACTGAACTCCGTACCGGACTTGACTGTGCGTGAAAATTTGTTCCTCGGCAAAGAAATACACGGCAAATTCGGTATTTTGGATAAGGCGGCGATGGACAAGAAGGCACGTCAGGTGCTGGACCGCTTGGGTGTCAGCATACCGGTGGACCGGACTATGTCCGAACTCTCCGTTGGACAGCAGCAAATGATTGAAATAGCAAAGGCACTGCTGGTGGACGCGAAAGTCATCATTATGGACGAACCGACTGCAGCTATGACGCTGGAAGAAACACGCGTTTTGTTCCGTGTCCTGCGTGAACTAAAAGAAAAAGGCGTGTCTACCATTTATATTTCCCACCGAATGGAAGAAATCTTTGAAATTTGTGACCGCGTCACAGTCCTGCGGGACGGACAGTTCATCGGCACCAAAAAAGTCAGCGAAACCGATATGGACAGCTTGATTAAAATGATGATTGGCCGCGAAATCGGCGAGCGGTATCCGGCAAGGCACAGCAAAATTGGCGACACCATGCTGGAGGTCAAGGACTTCACAAAAAAAGGCGTGTTCCAAAACGTTTCCTTCTCGGTCCGAGCCGGAGAGGTGCTGGGCGTTTCCGGCTTGATTGGCGCGGGCCGTACGGAGATTATGCAGTCCATTTTCGGTTATCTGCCGCGGGACGGCGGTACCTTGCTGATAAGAGGCAAAGAGGTTTCCGTACATTCGCCGGAGCAGGCTATTTCTTACGGAATCGGATTCATTACAGAGGACCGTAAAACCGAAGGACTGATGCTGGAAAAAAGCATTCGTGAAAACGTGTCGCTTACAAACCTTGGGCGTATTTCCGACCACAGCGTGATTGACAAGAAAAAGGATATGGAACTTGCCCGCAAAGCTGTGCAGGAACTGACCATTCGCTGTTCCGGTCCGGAGGAGAGCTGTGACAGCCTTTCCGGCGGCAATCAGCAGAAAGTCATTTTTTCCAAATGGATTTTTACAGAACCCAAAATTCTTATTTTGGATGAACCCACCCGCGGCGTAGATGTGGGTGCCAAAAAGGAAATTTACAATATCATTAATACCCTTGCTGAAAAGGGAGTCGCTGTCATTATGGTTTCCTCGGAGCTTTCGGAGATTCTCGGCATGAGCGACCGTGTTATGGTCATTCATGAGGGACATATGGCTGGAATCTTGAACAACAGACCGGAAACAGCTGCTGCCGGCGAAAAAATGGCATCGCAGGAAAATATCATGACACTGGCGACGGGAGGAAAGTTAAAATGA
- a CDS encoding Hsp20/alpha crystallin family protein: protein MFDLIPFEQQFFRPFDDDFFGAHANSVLPCRTDIRDEGSQYVLEAELPGFRKDEIKVNVKDNCMTLTAQHKEENEQKNNEGQYVRRERRVTSMGRSFDVSDVQADKISARFENGVLTLTMPKKEAAKPLPTEITIE, encoded by the coding sequence ATGTTTGACTTAATTCCTTTCGAGCAGCAGTTCTTCCGTCCTTTCGATGACGACTTCTTTGGCGCCCACGCAAACAGCGTCCTGCCGTGCCGCACGGATATCCGTGACGAGGGTAGCCAGTATGTTCTGGAAGCGGAACTGCCTGGTTTCCGCAAGGACGAAATCAAGGTCAACGTCAAGGATAACTGCATGACACTGACCGCACAGCACAAAGAAGAAAATGAACAGAAAAACAACGAGGGCCAGTATGTGCGCCGTGAGCGCCGTGTGACCAGTATGGGCCGTTCGTTCGATGTTTCTGACGTACAGGCAGATAAAATTTCCGCACGCTTTGAGAACGGCGTCTTGACACTGACCATGCCGAAGAAAGAAGCGGCAAAGCCGCTGCCGACCGAAATCACCATTGAATAA
- a CDS encoding glycerophosphodiester phosphodiesterase → MAVQIFAHRGASFAAPENTLPAFEKAAALHVDGVELDVHLTTDGRLVVIHDDTVDRTTNGQGRVNRMTLEQLRALDASAGRQGYGGVRIPTLAEVYRLLEPTHLLVNVELKENRRSRDGYAVIPKVLALEESAGMSGRVFYSSFNPFLLRELKRRSPQSKTALLYKVPLARVWKLAARLVADAIHPKDSLLRDTALVSQCHTRGLAVRPWTADEPAVMEELFRQQVDAVITNCPEQALHLRIDTVPMAASHAYSK, encoded by the coding sequence TTGGCAGTACAGATTTTTGCACACCGAGGTGCTTCCTTTGCGGCACCGGAGAATACTTTGCCAGCGTTTGAAAAGGCCGCTGCTCTTCACGTGGACGGCGTGGAGCTGGATGTACACTTGACCACCGATGGCCGCTTGGTGGTCATTCACGACGATACTGTGGACCGTACAACCAACGGGCAAGGCAGGGTGAACCGAATGACGCTGGAACAGCTGCGCGCACTGGACGCTTCCGCGGGGCGGCAGGGATATGGTGGTGTACGCATTCCGACACTGGCGGAAGTATACCGTCTGCTGGAGCCTACCCATTTGTTGGTGAATGTGGAGCTGAAAGAAAATCGACGCAGCCGCGACGGCTATGCGGTTATCCCAAAAGTGCTTGCACTGGAGGAATCTGCCGGTATGAGCGGACGCGTCTTCTATTCCTCTTTTAATCCGTTTCTTCTGCGGGAGCTGAAGCGCCGTTCCCCACAGAGCAAAACAGCGTTGCTTTATAAAGTGCCGCTTGCACGCGTCTGGAAGCTGGCCGCACGGCTGGTGGCAGATGCCATTCACCCCAAAGACAGTTTGCTGCGGGATACGGCTTTGGTGTCGCAGTGCCATACCCGCGGTTTGGCGGTGCGCCCATGGACGGCGGATGAACCGGCGGTGATGGAGGAGTTGTTTCGGCAGCAGGTCGATGCGGTTATCACAAACTGTCCGGAACAGGCACTGCATTTGCGTATAGATACGGTTCCCATGGCCGCCTCACATGCCTATTCAAAGTAA